The Shewanella sp. KX20019 genome window below encodes:
- a CDS encoding prepilin-type N-terminal cleavage/methylation domain-containing protein produces MNKMMNRAKMNNAKGFTLIELMIVVAIIGILAAIALPAYKEYINKSKINSCLSEASGYTKAAAAAVIGELADIPTHAPSACTGALGKPANLAGLTGTTTTSAQDESTTTITCNWSTTTCSAGS; encoded by the coding sequence ATGAACAAGATGATGAACAGAGCAAAAATGAACAACGCTAAGGGTTTCACCCTAATTGAATTGATGATTGTAGTAGCGATTATCGGTATTTTGGCAGCAATTGCACTGCCTGCTTACAAAGAGTATATCAACAAGAGCAAAATCAACTCCTGCTTAAGTGAAGCCTCTGGATATACTAAAGCTGCTGCTGCGGCTGTTATAGGCGAATTAGCTGATATACCAACGCATGCCCCTAGCGCCTGTACAGGTGCACTCGGTAAGCCTGCTAACCTTGCAGGTCTAACTGGTACAACCACAACTTCAGCTCAGGATGAATCGACGACTACAATTACTTGTAACTGGAGCACAACTACTTGTAGCGCTGGTAGTTAA
- a CDS encoding O-antigen ligase family protein, whose amino-acid sequence MLLKTYAWGVVATFAILFLLGTVFSFNLIPIVSIDNGYDFKRLIVVGFIAISSLGLLAVRGVELVKVSTLTKILFSGFTCLAAYSALASKHPYWGMVEIANIGLLVVAFYVLSACMRAIEQDKLHCGVYAFSLLFSVLTFCKYILFLLFSYFDAQSFNIHGLLSGYVNVRFFNQLQVMLVPLLFLPFFCQGLTKFGRVSIVVIALHWTVLLQTEARGGILSLILALSVMLYFLSPDTRKKMVFTMLKSMLIGMSLWLVFIILIPYWLMEGSNFQIRTGSSGRIDLWLYVLKSIPEQPWLGFGPMSFTWAEGRPLPNAHPHNSVMQLLYEYGVVACIAVTAWVLSCVYRCLAGIQEAINDHSVPVTYAVLAGLIYSLISGVLVMPMAQFLLVFLLAIQVQFCTNSLRKIGLEGRVLLFAALTIIIYLLLSSYQNEELLPALFPRLWLNGLIGD is encoded by the coding sequence ATGTTATTGAAAACTTATGCTTGGGGAGTCGTTGCGACGTTCGCAATCCTATTCTTGTTGGGGACTGTATTTTCATTCAACCTTATCCCCATTGTTAGTATTGATAATGGATATGACTTTAAACGACTTATAGTAGTTGGTTTTATTGCTATATCATCACTTGGCTTACTTGCAGTAAGAGGTGTTGAGCTGGTTAAAGTATCCACATTGACCAAAATCCTTTTTAGTGGATTTACGTGTTTGGCTGCCTATTCCGCATTAGCGAGTAAACACCCTTATTGGGGAATGGTTGAAATTGCCAATATTGGCTTGCTGGTCGTAGCATTTTATGTGCTTTCGGCGTGCATGAGGGCTATTGAACAAGATAAGTTGCACTGTGGTGTTTACGCTTTTAGCTTGTTGTTCTCTGTGTTGACGTTTTGTAAGTATATTCTGTTTCTTTTGTTCTCCTATTTTGATGCGCAAAGCTTTAATATTCACGGATTATTATCGGGTTACGTTAATGTTAGATTTTTTAATCAACTGCAAGTGATGCTGGTACCGTTGCTATTTCTGCCGTTTTTTTGCCAAGGTTTAACTAAATTTGGACGGGTATCAATCGTTGTTATTGCGCTGCACTGGACCGTACTATTACAGACAGAAGCTCGGGGAGGAATACTCTCTCTCATTCTTGCATTGAGTGTGATGCTATATTTCTTATCCCCAGATACTCGCAAAAAAATGGTTTTTACCATGCTCAAATCAATGTTGATCGGAATGTCTCTATGGTTAGTATTTATCATTCTTATTCCATATTGGCTAATGGAGGGTTCAAACTTTCAAATTAGAACGGGCAGCTCTGGACGTATCGATCTTTGGCTCTATGTCCTTAAATCAATTCCTGAACAACCTTGGCTTGGGTTTGGTCCAATGAGCTTTACTTGGGCGGAGGGAAGACCATTACCAAACGCTCACCCACATAATTCTGTCATGCAACTGCTTTATGAGTACGGCGTTGTTGCATGTATTGCTGTAACAGCATGGGTGCTTAGCTGTGTGTATCGATGCTTAGCTGGTATACAAGAGGCTATAAATGATCATTCTGTTCCGGTTACCTATGCAGTGTTGGCTGGTCTCATCTATTCATTGATCAGTGGTGTCCTAGTTATGCCAATGGCACAATTTTTATTGGTGTTTTTGCTGGCGATACAGGTGCAATTTTGCACAAATAGTTTGCGTAAGATTGGATTAGAGGGGCGGGTGTTGCTGTTTGCTGCGCTAACAATAATCATCTATTTACTATTGAGTTCCTATCAGAACGAAGAACTACTACCGGCATTGTTCCCTAGATTGTGGCTCAATGGCTTAATTGGCGATTAG
- the pilB gene encoding type IV-A pilus assembly ATPase PilB, giving the protein MPSTGLHLGLSTLFIRKGLLSEEQLADAIAQSRKHKQSLVRTLITIKLLSAREVAELCYEEYGTPLLDLDEFDIAAIPDEFLNKKLIEKHKCLPLFKRGNRLYIATSDPTNIAALEDFQFSAGLHAEAVLVEDDKLIQALEKVLEEDITALDLSAIDEEALAGIEVTDTDKRDEEQTGNGKDDAPIVIYINKILTDAIRKGASDLHFEPYEKRYRIRFRIDGILQEVSEPPVNLSGRISARLKVMSKLDIAERRVPQDGRIKMKMSRTKSIDFRVSTLPTIWGEKIVMRILDSSSAQLGIEKLGYEDDQRLMYEEMLKKPQGMILVTGPTGSGKTVSLYTGLNILNTAERNISTVEDPVEINLEGVNQVHINLKAGLTFASALRSFLRQDPDVVMVGEIRDLETAEIAIKAAQTGHLVLSTLHTNSAAETLTRLINMGVAGYNIASSVNLIIAQRLSRRLCQACKTPEVIPNDELLKLGFSQLQLEQGITSYKPVGCEQCSGGYKGRVGIYEVMKMSDEIARTIMEGGNSLQILKQAKSQGMRDLRDSGLLKVIQGVTSIAEVNRVTSF; this is encoded by the coding sequence ATGCCATCAACAGGCCTACATTTGGGATTATCGACACTTTTTATTCGCAAAGGACTGCTGAGCGAAGAACAGTTGGCGGACGCAATAGCGCAGTCCCGTAAACACAAGCAATCTTTAGTGCGCACCTTAATTACGATCAAACTATTATCAGCTCGTGAAGTAGCCGAGCTTTGCTACGAAGAGTATGGCACCCCGCTACTGGATCTCGATGAGTTTGACATTGCCGCCATCCCCGATGAGTTCCTCAATAAGAAGCTGATAGAGAAACATAAATGTTTGCCGCTGTTTAAGCGCGGTAACCGCCTCTATATTGCCACTTCCGACCCTACTAACATTGCAGCGCTGGAGGATTTTCAGTTCAGTGCAGGCTTGCACGCCGAAGCGGTTTTAGTTGAAGATGACAAGCTGATTCAAGCCCTTGAGAAGGTGCTCGAAGAGGATATTACCGCGTTAGACCTGAGCGCTATCGATGAGGAAGCGCTTGCGGGCATCGAGGTGACCGATACCGATAAACGCGATGAAGAGCAGACAGGAAATGGTAAAGATGACGCACCAATCGTTATCTATATCAATAAAATTCTCACCGATGCTATTCGTAAAGGTGCATCGGATCTGCATTTTGAGCCCTATGAGAAGCGTTACCGCATCCGTTTTCGTATCGACGGCATATTACAGGAGGTCTCTGAGCCGCCGGTGAATCTGTCGGGGCGCATCTCCGCTCGATTGAAGGTGATGTCAAAGCTTGACATAGCGGAGAGAAGAGTCCCGCAAGATGGTCGCATCAAGATGAAGATGTCCCGCACTAAGTCGATCGATTTTCGTGTTAGTACCCTACCCACCATTTGGGGTGAGAAAATTGTAATGCGTATCTTGGACTCCTCTTCGGCGCAACTCGGCATTGAAAAGCTCGGTTATGAAGATGATCAAAGACTGATGTACGAAGAGATGCTCAAAAAACCCCAAGGGATGATCCTAGTTACCGGACCTACGGGTTCAGGTAAGACCGTCTCCCTGTATACCGGACTAAATATTCTTAATACCGCCGAGCGCAATATCTCCACCGTCGAGGATCCGGTTGAGATAAACCTTGAAGGCGTTAACCAGGTACACATTAATTTAAAGGCCGGACTGACCTTTGCCTCGGCACTACGCTCATTTTTACGTCAAGATCCCGATGTGGTGATGGTCGGTGAGATTCGTGACTTAGAGACCGCTGAAATTGCCATTAAGGCGGCGCAAACAGGTCACCTGGTATTATCGACCCTGCATACTAACTCCGCCGCAGAGACCCTAACCCGCCTTATCAACATGGGCGTCGCCGGCTATAATATTGCCAGCTCGGTCAACTTAATTATTGCCCAGCGTCTGTCGAGACGACTGTGCCAAGCCTGTAAAACTCCTGAAGTCATCCCCAATGATGAGTTGCTTAAACTAGGCTTTAGCCAGCTGCAGCTCGAGCAAGGGATCACCTCCTATAAGCCTGTCGGCTGTGAGCAATGCTCTGGCGGCTATAAGGGCCGTGTCGGTATTTACGAGGTGATGAAGATGTCTGACGAGATTGCCCGCACCATCATGGAGGGCGGTAATTCACTGCAAATTCTCAAGCAAGCTAAATCACAGGGGATGCGTGACTTGCGAGATTCTGGGCTGTTAAAGGTGATCCAAGGGGTCACCAGTATTGCAGAGGTTAACCGCGTCACTAGTTTCTAA